In the genome of Armatimonadota bacterium, the window TTCCCGGGTCTGCCGCAGGAGCCACAGCACCGCGTTCGTGGCCGCGGTCAGCAGCCCCACCGCGGGCGCCACGAGGCGCGTGAAGCCCTGCATGGCGGGCGCGAGGGCCACGGCCACCTCCTCCGCCCGCGCCAGGCTCACCCGCTTGGGTGCGAGCTCCCCCACCACCAGGAACAGGAAGGTGAGGAGCACCACCACGAGGCCCAGGGCCAGCGGATCCGCGTAGGGGGCGAGGGGGGACCAGCGCCGGAGGCCTGCGGCGAGGGGCTCCGCGATGCGGGCGCCCGAGTACGCGGAGGCCAAGGTTCCCACCAGGGTGATCCCGACCTGGACCGCGGCCAGGAACCGGTCCCGGTGGCGGATCAGGTACAGGGCCGCCTCCGCCCGCGGATCCCCCGCCCTCCGTCGACGCTCCAGGCGGGCGGTGCGGGCCGTGATCACCGCCGTCTCCAACGCGGCGAAGGCCGCGTTGGCCAGAAGCAGCAGGAGGACGACGAGGGCTTCCTCCAGCCACGCCATCCGGGGTTGAGGTTCGCCCCCTTCCGGATTCCTCCCTGCTGCACGGGCAGGACCGGCAGGGCAGAGCCCTCTTGGACCGGGCGGTTACCGGGGCGGGCGGCGCTCTGAGATCAGGGCGTCGGAGTCCAGGATGGCCTGGGCCACCTCCCGCATGGTCCTGCGCTGGTTGCGGGCCCGCCGCTGCAGGAGGCGGTACGCTTCCTCCTCGTCAAGGCCCAGCCGCTTCATCAGGATGCCCTTCGCCCGCTCCACCAGCTTCCGGGTCTCCAGGGCCTCCCGGGCCTTCCGCACCTCCTGGAACCGCTGGTAACTCAGGGCCACCGCCGCCCGCAGCTCCGACTCCACCAGGGGCTTGGTGATGTACGCGTAGGCGCCGACCGCCTCGGCCGCCGCCAGCAGCTCCCGGTCACCGTAAGCGGTGAGGAAGACCACCGGCACCCGGTCCCGAACCTGTCGGGCCACCTCGATGCCGTCCGTGGGCTCCATGCGGATGTCGAGCACCAGGAGGTCAGGCCGCAGCCGGTCCACCAGCTCCAGGACCTCGCGGCCCGAAGCCGCCTCCCCCACCACCTCGTGTCCCGCGTCCAGCAGGATGCGCCGCACGCCCATCCGGATGAGGGGTTCGTCGTCCGCGATGAGGATCCGCATACGCACCTCCCGAACGAAAGACGCCCCCGGCGTTGGCCGGGGGCGTCCTGGCCCGTGTGCGCGGGCGCCGCGGTTACACGTCGAAGTACAGGTAGAACTCGTACGGATGCGGCCGGATGCTCACCTCGTGGAGCTCCTTCTCCCGCTTGTAGCCGATCCAGGTCTCGATGAGGTCCCGGGTGAACACGTCCCCCTCCAGGAGGAACTCGTGGTCCGCCTCCAGGGCGCTGAGGACCTCTCCGAGGGAACCGGGCACGCTCTTCACCCGGGCCGCCTCCTCCGGCGGGAGCTCGTAGGTGTTCACGTCCAGGGGACCGAAGGGGGAGGCATCGAGCTTGCGCCGGATCCCGTCCACCCCCGCCATGAGCATGGCCGCGAACGCCAGGTAGGGATTGCAGCTGGGGTCCGGAGGCCGGAACTCGATGCGCTTGCTCGCCGCGGCCTCCGGGCCCGTGTAGTACATGGGGATGCGCACGCAGGCGCTGCGGTTCCGCTTGCTGAAGGCCACGTTCACGGGCGCCTCGTAGTGGGGCACCAGGCGCTTGTAGGAGTTCGTGGTGGGGCTCGTGAAGGCCAGGATGGCGTCCACGTGCGTGAGCAGCCCGGCGATGTAGTGGAGGGCGAGGTCGCTCAGCTCCGCGTATTTTCCTTCTGCGTAGAAGAGGTTGCGGCCGTCCTTCCACAGGCTCTGGTGGGTGTGCATGCCGCTGCCGTTGTCGCCGAAGAGGGGTTTGGGCATAAAGGTGACGGTGCATCCGTGTCGGCGGGCCACGTTGCGCATCACGTACTTGTAGATCATCACCTTGTCGGCCATCCGGACCAGGGTGTCCCGCTCCATGTCGATCTCCGCCTGGCCCGCGGTGGCCACCTCGTGGTGGTGCATCTCCACCGGGATCCCGATCTGCTCCAGGATCAGGGCCGCCTCGCTGCGGATGTCCTGGAAGGTGTCGCTGGGCGGGGCCGGGAAGTAGCCCTCCTTCGGACGGATCTTGTAGCCCAGGTTCTTCCCGTTGTCGTTCCCCGTGTTCCAGATCCCTTCCCGGCTGTCGATGCAGTAGCCCATGCGATGGGGCAGCACCTCATACGTGACGTGGTCGAAGATGAAGAACTCGATCTCGGGTCCCCAGTAGCTCACATCCGCGATGCCCGTCTCCTTGAGGTAGGCCTCCGCCTTCTTGGCCACGTACCGGGGGTCGCGGCTGTAGGGAGCCCGGGTCTCCGGATCCACCACGTCACAGATCATCACCAGGGTCGGGACTTCCAGGAAGGGATCCACGAAGGCGGTCGCCGGATCCGGAAGGAGCAGCATGTCGCTCTCCTGGATGGCCTGGAAGCCCCGGATGCTGCTGCCGTCAAACCCGATCCCCTTCTTGAAGGTGGACTCGTCCAGGGCGGAGGCGGGGATGGTGGCGTGCTGCCACACCCCGGGCACGTCCGTGAACCGGAGATCCACCATCTGGATGTTCTTCTCCTTGACCAGCCTCAGCACATCCTGCGCCGTCTTTCCCGTCATGTTGCCTCCCTCCTTCCGTGGCCTGCTGGGGTTCGGATGCTAACCGTCCTCCTCCGTGGATCGGCGGCCCCGGAGGATGCGGCTGGGGAAAACCACCCAGGCGCAGAACAGGGCGATGAAGGTTCCCAGGGCGAGCCATGCTTCCATCGCGTTCCCTCCCGTTCCTTGGATTTCACGCTCCGCCCGCGGGCACCGGGGTAGGCTCGAGGACGTATGCGGGCGTGCCGTGCTCCGGCAGGTCCAGCCCCTGGAGCTCCTCCTCCCGCGAGGCCCTCAGGCCAATGGTGCTGCGGATCAGAGCGAACATGATGTATCCCGTGATCAGCGACCAGGCGGTCACCACCCCCATGCTGATGAGCTGGGCCACGAGCTGCCCTACCTCCCCCACGATGAGGCCCCGTACGCCCCCGTACGTGCCGTCCGCGAAGATCCCCACGGCCAACAGTCCCCACAGCCCTCCGGCCGCGTGCACGGAAACCGCGCCCACGGGATCGTCCACCTTCAGGGTCCGCTCCACGAACCCCAGACTCCACATCATCACGAGGGCCGCGATGGCTCCGATCACCACCGCCGCCCAGGGGGCCACGTACGCGCACGGCGCGGTGATCCCCACCAGGCCCGCCAGGGCCCCGTTGCACGCCATGGCGATGTCCGCCTTGCCCGTGCGTACGAGGCTCGCGTACAGGGCCACCACCGCGCCCGCGGCCCCCGCCAGGAAGGTGTTCACCGCGATGACGGAGATGCGCAGGTCCGTGGCGGCCAGGGTGCTGCCGGGGTTGAATCCGAACCACCCGAAGAACAGGATGAAGGTCCCGATCACCACATAGGTCATGTTGTGGCCGGGGATGGGGTTCGGGGTGCCGTCCGGGTTGTACTTGCCCAGGCGGGGGCCCACCATGGCGGCGCCCACGAGCCCCAGCAGCCCCCCGACCGCGTGGACCACCCCGGAGCCCGCGAAGTCGCGGGCCCCCACCCCGAAGGGCAGGTTCGCCAGCCACCCCCCGCCCCACACCCAGTGCCCGTAGATGGGGTAGATCACCGCGGAGACGATGAAGCTGTAGGCCAGGTAGGCGGTGATCTTCGTCCGCTCCGCCACCGCGCCCGCCACGATGGTGGCCGCGGTGGCCGCGAAGACCATCTGGAAGAACCAGTAGAGGATGGTGGTCACGTCGTAGGCGGCCCCGCTCAGGAAGAACCCGGAGAGCCCGATCCACGCGTTCCCGTGCTCCAATCCGCTGCTGAGCTGGCTTCCACCGAACATGAGAGCGAACCCGAAGGCCCAGTAGGAGAGGGCGGCGATGCTGAAGTCCATGTAGCTCTTCGTGAGGTAGTTCACCGTGTTCTTGGATCGGATGAGCCCGGCCCCCAGGAGGGCGAATCCCGCCTGCATGAAGAACACGAGGAACGCCGCGATGAGGGTCCAGGCGAAGTTCACCGCCGCTTCCGGCTTCTGCTTGATGGTCTGTGCCCCGCTGGGGTCTGCGCTCCACCCGGGTGCAGCCACGCAGAGCACCAGGAGTACGAGGAGTACGGGCAGAACCCTTCGCATCGAACGCCTCCTGCCCCGAACCGGGATGAAAAAGAGGGACGCCCACACCGATCGGTGTGGGCGTCCCGGCCCACGGACAAATTCCTGTGAAACTG includes:
- the glnA gene encoding type I glutamate--ammonia ligase codes for the protein MTGKTAQDVLRLVKEKNIQMVDLRFTDVPGVWQHATIPASALDESTFKKGIGFDGSSIRGFQAIQESDMLLLPDPATAFVDPFLEVPTLVMICDVVDPETRAPYSRDPRYVAKKAEAYLKETGIADVSYWGPEIEFFIFDHVTYEVLPHRMGYCIDSREGIWNTGNDNGKNLGYKIRPKEGYFPAPPSDTFQDIRSEAALILEQIGIPVEMHHHEVATAGQAEIDMERDTLVRMADKVMIYKYVMRNVARRHGCTVTFMPKPLFGDNGSGMHTHQSLWKDGRNLFYAEGKYAELSDLALHYIAGLLTHVDAILAFTSPTTNSYKRLVPHYEAPVNVAFSKRNRSACVRIPMYYTGPEAAASKRIEFRPPDPSCNPYLAFAAMLMAGVDGIRRKLDASPFGPLDVNTYELPPEEAARVKSVPGSLGEVLSALEADHEFLLEGDVFTRDLIETWIGYKREKELHEVSIRPHPYEFYLYFDV
- a CDS encoding ammonium transporter: MRRVLPVLLVLLVLCVAAPGWSADPSGAQTIKQKPEAAVNFAWTLIAAFLVFFMQAGFALLGAGLIRSKNTVNYLTKSYMDFSIAALSYWAFGFALMFGGSQLSSGLEHGNAWIGLSGFFLSGAAYDVTTILYWFFQMVFAATAATIVAGAVAERTKITAYLAYSFIVSAVIYPIYGHWVWGGGWLANLPFGVGARDFAGSGVVHAVGGLLGLVGAAMVGPRLGKYNPDGTPNPIPGHNMTYVVIGTFILFFGWFGFNPGSTLAATDLRISVIAVNTFLAGAAGAVVALYASLVRTGKADIAMACNGALAGLVGITAPCAYVAPWAAVVIGAIAALVMMWSLGFVERTLKVDDPVGAVSVHAAGGLWGLLAVGIFADGTYGGVRGLIVGEVGQLVAQLISMGVVTAWSLITGYIMFALIRSTIGLRASREEELQGLDLPEHGTPAYVLEPTPVPAGGA
- a CDS encoding response regulator, with protein sequence MRILIADDEPLIRMGVRRILLDAGHEVVGEAASGREVLELVDRLRPDLLVLDIRMEPTDGIEVARQVRDRVPVVFLTAYGDRELLAAAEAVGAYAYITKPLVESELRAAVALSYQRFQEVRKAREALETRKLVERAKGILMKRLGLDEEEAYRLLQRRARNQRRTMREVAQAILDSDALISERRPPR